From the Deinococcus radiopugnans ATCC 19172 genome, the window GCAGATCGCGGCTTTCCGTCCCCACAGGCTGGGCCAGATGGGCCAGGAAGCAGGGACTGTGGGCGGGCGCTTCAGGACGGCGGGAACAGGGGGCCGTCAGGAGCCTGGGTGGCGGGCCGGGCCGCCGTGCTCCCCCGCACCACCAGACGGGTGGGCAGGCGCACGTCCGCCGGCTTCTGGCCGCCCAGCAACGCCAGCATGGCCTGCCCCACCCGACTGCCCTTGTCGCAGGTGGGCTGCCAGACGGTGGTCAGGTTCAGGTTGGCGCTGCCAGGCGCATCGTCGTAACCGACAACGCTCAGACGCTGCGGAACGGGCCAGCCCAGCGTCTGGGCGGCGCGCAGGGCACCCTGGGCCAGCACGTCGCTCATGCACAGCAGGGCGGTGAGCTGCGGCTCGGCCCGCAACAGCTCCAGCGCGCAGGCCTCACCGTCGGGCACGGTGTTGCGCTCGGCCTCGGTGAGATAGAGCCTGACGGCCTCGCCCGGCCCCGCGCCCGCCGCAGTGGTGGTGTTGACCGTCTCCCGGTAGCCGCGCAGCCGCTCGGCGGTGGGATGGTAGGCCACCTGCTGTTCGCGCCCCGGCCCCACCCGCCCGCCGCCCTGCCGGGGGCCGAGTTCCAGGCACAGCACACCGATGCGGGTGTGCCCCAGCTCCAGCAGATGCTGGGCTGCCTGCGCCGCACCCCCCGCATCGTCAATGCCCACGCCGGCAGCCTGGGCATGGTGGTCCTGATCCACCAGCACCGTGGGCAGGCCGCGGGCCAGCACCGCCCGCAGCAAGTCGCTGTTCTGCGCGGCGCTGTAGACGATCAGGCCATCCACGCTGGCGCTCTGCACCGGCGACAGCGGGTCGTCCTGGGGGCCGCTGGGACTCGCCAGCAGCAACAGGTTCAGCGAGGCTGCCTGAAGCGAGTGCGCCAGACTGCCCAGAAACTGCGCGGCGGCCGGGTCGGCGAAGGCGTATTCCAGCGGCGCGTCGTACACCACGCCGATCACCCCGGTGCGCCCCCGCCGCAGAC encodes:
- a CDS encoding LacI family DNA-binding transcriptional regulator, with product MLPADLPSESSGRVTLRDVARALGVSVATVSNAYNRPDQLSAALRERVLDTARTLGYGGPDPLARSLRRGRTGVIGVVYDAPLEYAFADPAAAQFLGSLAHSLQAASLNLLLLASPSGPQDDPLSPVQSASVDGLIVYSAAQNSDLLRAVLARGLPTVLVDQDHHAQAAGVGIDDAGGAAQAAQHLLELGHTRIGVLCLELGPRQGGGRVGPGREQQVAYHPTAERLRGYRETVNTTTAAGAGPGEAVRLYLTEAERNTVPDGEACALELLRAEPQLTALLCMSDVLAQGALRAAQTLGWPVPQRLSVVGYDDAPGSANLNLTTVWQPTCDKGSRVGQAMLALLGGQKPADVRLPTRLVVRGSTAARPATQAPDGPLFPPS